A genomic stretch from Scheffersomyces stipitis CBS 6054 chromosome 6, complete sequence includes:
- a CDS encoding predicted protein, translated as MFNCDNIRSQGERFQDFLVLRGIHRKGKSADPPILPDKHSDGNRRTSSGRSHSIVPTIVSNERDTVSFANDIVLEFDADDNDSDWDEEDEMLPIPRLRNDDNQDADVFYDERRESFSSNRRTDLTSTNSGANDTDRYFEYPKSNSYPTNSESAYTNWELRQRVSQDKRNLDSKFIDAFSKDYTTIENTDPSRILRKPLAEMYKDGLRLKHIGIRKLHALENIRRFKNNISTIINDSDGRDYLVLASNSELIIFDFDDVVALPNKKSVLRFDTRPPFTSTTDRLISTWPYFPHTVNFIRTFNNFCGRQVLGACIDDGSLMLWYTDTIIKYIKSMKIREKVGRQDDADSLYRDTNRFHGLRVNPDFKFKLEASVWGLDFLNYNDTFGNSHNLIVASDNSQSVTLFYYHQQDSRFYHVKSHQILHNIPEVSFVSHEVSNEGCHLVKVSCACISGELLIFQFEFRIKSGPLDQDEYEYFKKETIYYIDSTMEIHNRDPNLENSDEIKLKKFKRISFLLPRVLTRTVFGEDCWTTKPISSTYFNEVDSLAVAIGDPFLREEKIVKSIMNESAALDLDHLGFGANWQFFQSRVVSISSETTADLYKAGRITGIDDEYRRIHKGIQDLESENFLVVSTTKKLALFRADTLFCTCATKRVFDLAIPFNEEVKFSNRMSITCVIPKLSCIIAVSQLGLATIMRLCCSRGVYAMRQEHIFPNALGLALGYNGYRTISGLAVREKSILPRVTRYFVYLSYTDGIVVAYDLQLGANDELFVSSV; from the exons ATGTTCAATTGTGATAATATTAGATCGCAAGGTGAACGTTTCCAAGACTTCCTCGTACTCCGAGGAATCCATAGAAAAGGCAAATCAGCAGATCCACCAATCTTACCTGACAAACATCTGGATGGTAATCGTAGAACTTCTTCCGGCAGATCACACAGCATAGTTCCAACGATAGTCAGCAATGAAAGAGATACAGTACTGTTTGCAAATGacattgttcttgaatttgaCGCCGACGACAACGACTCTGATTGGGACGAGGAAGATGAAATGCTACCTATACCACGCTTAA GAAACGATGACAATCAGGATGCCGATGTGTTTTACGACGAACGAAGAGAAAGCTTCAGTTCCAATCGTAGGACTGACTTGACTTCAACCAACTCTGGAGCTAACGATACA GATCGTTACTTTGAGTAC ccaaaatcaaattcatATCCTACTAATAGCGAACTGGCTTATACTAATTGGGAACTAAGACAGAGAGTATCTCAAGATAAGAGGAATCTTGATCTGAAATTTATAGACGCCTTTAGTAAGGACTACACAACGATTGAAAACACAGATCCTTCTAGGATTCTAAGAAAGCCCCTTGCTGAAATGTATAAGGATGGGCTCCGATTGAAACACATTGGCATAAGAAAGCTCCACGCACTTGAAAATATCAGGCGTTTCAAGAATAACATCCTGACTATCATAAATGATTCTGATGGCCGTGACTATTTGGTTCTTGCTTCAAATTCAGAGTTGatcatttttgatttcgaCGATGTGGTTGCTTTGCCAAATAAGAAAAGTGTTCTACGCTTCGATACTAGACCACCGTTCACTTCCACGACAGATAGACTTATTTCTACCTGGCCGTACTTTCCACATACTGTAAATTTCATTAGaactttcaacaacttttgtGGAAGACAAGTTCTAGGTGCTTGTATTGATGATGGTTCACTAATGTTATGGTATACTGATACAATCATAAAATATATCAAAAGTATGAAAATACGAGAAAAAGTTGGACGGCAAGACGATGCCGACTCCCTATATCGGGATACCAATCGCTTCCATGGCCTCAGAGTAAACCCggatttcaaatttaaGTTGGAGGCCTCGGTGTGGGGGttggatttcttgaattATAACGACACATTTGGTAACTCTCATAACTTGATTGTTGCATCAGACAATTCACAAAGTGTCACGTTATTCTATTATCATCAACAGGATTCGCGGTTCTATCATGTAAAGTCACATCAGATATTGCATAATATTCCAGAAGTTTCATTTGTATCCCATGAGGTGAGTAATGAAGGATGTCATTTGGTGAAAGTATCATGTGCTTGTATTTCTGGTGAacttttgatttttcaattcgaATTTAGAATCAAATCGGGACCCTTGGACCAGGATGAATACGAAtatttcaagaaggaaaccATATATTATATTGATCTGACAATGGAGATTCATAATAGGGACCCAAATCTCGAGAATAGTGATGAAATTAAACTAAAGAAGTTTAAGAGAATTTCATTCTTATTGCCTCGAGTTCTAACAAGAACTGtatttggtgaagattGCTGGACAACAAAGCCAATTAGTTCTACATATttcaatgaagttgatagCCTTGCAGTAGCCATTGGGGACCCATTTCTCCGAGAGGAAAAGATAGTCAAAAGTATTATGAACGAATCTGCCGCCCTCGACTTAGA TCATCTTGGCTTTGGGGCAAACTGGCAATTTTTTCAAAGCAGGGTTGTAAGTATTTCGTCTGAAACAACAGCAGATCTTTACAAGGCTGGAAGGATTACTGGGATTGATGATGAATATAGACGAATCCACAAAGGAATA CAAGATCTTGAATCGGAGAATTTCCTTGTTGTATCAACAACTAAGAAATTGGCACTCTTCAGGGCAGACACGTTATTTTGCACTTGTGCAACTAAAAGAGTATTTGATTTGGCTATCCCATTTAACGAGGAAGTAAAGTTTTCTAATCGAATGTCAATTACATGTGTTATCCCTAAACTACTGTGTATTATTGCAGTATCACAGCTAGGATTGGCCACAATAATGAGGTTATGTTGCAGCCGAGGAGTCTACGCAATGAGGCAGGAACATATATTTCCTAATGCATTGGGTTTAGCATTGGGCTACAATGGCTACAGAACAATATCGGGATTGGCTGTGAGAGAAAAGTCGATACTTCCACGCGTCACAAGGTACTTCGTCTATCTAAGCTATACCGACGGTATAGTGGTTGCCTACGACCTTCAACTCGGTGCTAATGATGAGTTATTTGTCAGTTCCGTGTGA
- a CDS encoding predicted protein has translation MDLLNLGAQSRKTGIKPRQNLTKDKYDMEDIDEFFADDDELSRIHRRSNTSRSRKSTSAQSSTPKDNFDNVARFLNFTDAEAENFNLSPISSSSKLVPNKDNKKSPLLSPLAVRRDNKEYDRNDISEVDDDLYDYEPDFYDDHNDNGQSFEEHSSLSPVPLSPVLPISGNGKKTSSTPKSKSTSSKLSSALTKRMALGKSSKSSVPKVLEQEESDEGVLEAKSNNESSELLSPPPTNKRSSKEKPAKSTSTISKPSPLPSPPPDGLRRSKRTRVRPVAFWRNEKVRYRRANENSQDPNTTLGSDIKNIPLQEIQEVVHIPEPASNNTLAPSRKRSRSKSRTTPPKFKKATKKEVYDYESDPEISGSEWFKNDTLQLEVFENEKKVRTLVAYTPDGADLRDPPAPQEGDENFKVATLFEHDKDFSASGLLEFDFGGYKQFRNSGEFVYSFHVVKGLIEVTLNNTKFVVTRGCSFQVPDGNSYGFKNIGQDSARLFFVQCKI, from the exons ATGGATTTGTTGAATCTAGGGGCCCAATCCCGTAAAACAGGTATTAAGCCTCGACAGAACTTGACCAAAGACAAGTACGACATGGAGGATATAGACGAGTTCTTTGCTGATGATGATGAGTTGAGCCGTATACACAGAAGATCGAACACCTCCCGTTCCCGTAAATCTACATCCGCCCAATCATCTACTCCAAAGGACAACTTTGACAATGTAGCACGGTTTTTGAACTTCACAGATGCCGAAGCtgagaacttcaacttgtctccGATATCTCTGTCGTCTAAGCTTGTTCCCAACAAggacaacaagaaatcgCCGTTGCTCTCCCCTTTGGCTGTCCGTAGGGACAATAAGGAGTATGATAGA AACGATATCTCTGAGGTTGATGATGACTTGTATGATTATGAACCAGATTTTTACGATGACCATAACGACAACGGACAGTCATTCGAAGAACATCTGAGTTTATCACCAGTGCCCTTGTCACCAGTGTTACCTATTAGTGGTAATGGCAAGAAGACATCTTCTACTCCTAAGTCAAAGTCAACATCGTCAAAATTATCATCTGCATTGACTAAGCGCATGGCTCTTGGAAAGTCATCCAAGTCCAGCGTGCCAAAAGTTCtagaacaagaagaaagtgacGAAGGTGTGTTAGAAGCAAAGTCTAATAATGAAAGCAGCGAATTGCTTTCCCCTCCACCAACAAACAAGAGATCATCCAAAGAGAAACCTGCTAAATCCACATCTACTATCTCAAAACCTTCTCCATTACCGTCACCCCCACCTGATGGGTTGAGGCGATCTAAAAGAACGAGAGTACGACCTGTTGCATTTTGGAGGAATGAGAAAGTTCGCTATCGTCGTGCCAACGAAAACTCCCAGGATCCAAATACAACATTAGGTAGCGATATCAAGAACATACCCTTACAGgaaatccaagaagttgtacacATACCCGAACCAGCATCCAATAATACATTAGCACCGTCGAGAAAGAGGTCACGACTGAAATCAAGGACAACTCCTccaaaattcaagaaagctaccaagaaagaagtataTGACTATGAATCAGATCCTGAAATCAGTGGTTCAGAGTGGTTCAAGAACGATACCCTCCAGCTTGAGGTGTTCGAAAATGAGAAAAAGGTCAGGACGCTAGTGGCATATACACCAGATGGTGCCGATTTACGAGATCCGCCCGCCCCACAGGAAGGAGACGAGAATTTCAAAGTCGCAACACTATTTGAGCATGATAAGGATTTCAGTGCTAGCGGCCTTTTGGAGTTTGATTTTGGTGGTTATAAGCAATTTCGAAACTCTGGAGAGTTTGTCTACAGCTTTCATGTAGTTAAAGGCTTGATAGAAGTTACTCTTAATAATACCAAATTTGTGGTAACTCGAGGCTGCTCatttcaagttccagaTGGTAATTCCTATGGTTTCAAGAATATTGGCCAGGATTCGGCCCGACTTTTCTTTGTCCAATGTAAGATA
- a CDS encoding predicted protein (go_function nucleic acid binding), which yields MTESLFDTKFSEPTLAKVADSASSATSASSDGQPAVSSSSSNGRSDPQDQSTTLPSLQSKVNASALINYRVLVSAKESGCLIGQNGQVIDSIRAETNTKAGISRLQPGSHERILTVSGTLDDCAKALSYFAQALCNSTIETYNFFPLKQLSSNPCIEHQTTILRLLIPNSQMGTLIGSKGLRIQQIQNKYNISMIASKSFLPGSNERLVELQGSVNDLYDALRIISRCLIEDFSSIVGTNYYIPRGHHYNNSSSPRGANPITTASISFPNDIVGALIGKNGSRIQGVRKISGATIGISEEVEGKPERIFTLSGSAHAVEKAKELLYHNLEREEQRRSEAEEKN from the exons ATGACTGAATCGTTATTTGATACCAAGTTCTCTGAACCTACCCTCGCTAAAGTAGCTGATTCAG CGTCGTCCGCTACATCGGCTAGCTCGGATGGCCAACCTGCTGTCTCAAGCTCAAGTTCCAACGGAAGGTCTGATCCCCAAGATCAATCAACTACTTTGCCATCTTTGCAATCTAAAGTGAACGCCTCAGCTTTGATAAACTATAGAGTACTAGTTTCTGCCAAAGAGTCAGGATGCCTTATCGGCCAAAACGGTCAAGTCATTGACTCTATACGTGCAGAAACTAACACCAAGGCTGGTATATCCCGCTTGCAGCCTGGTTCTCACGAAAGAATCTTGACCGTTAGTGGTACTCTAGATGACTGTGCCAAGGCCCTCTCATATTTCGCGCAGGCTTTGTgcaattctacaattgaaaCCTACAATTTCTTTCCTCTTAAACAATTGAGTTCCAATCCTTGTATTGAACATCAGACTACTATCTTGAGATTATTGATTCCTAACAGTCAAATGGGTACTTTAATTGGATCCAAGGGTTTgagaattcaacaaattcagaATAAGTACAACATCTCTATGATAGCATCCAAATCATTTTTGCCAGGTTCTAATGAAAGATTAGTTGAATTACAAGGTTCGGTAAACGACTTGTACGATGCTTTGCGAATCATTTCTCGTTGTCtaattgaagatttctcGAGTATTGTGGGGACTAACTATTACATCCCAAGGGGTCACCATTATAATAACAGTTCATCTCCAAGGGGTGCTAAT CCAATTACTACTGCTTCTATCAGCTTCCCAAATGATATCGTTGGTGCATTGATAGGCAAAAATGGTTCCAGAATTCAAGGTGTTAGAAAAATCAGTGGTGCCACCATTGGCATTTccgaagaagttgaagggAAGCCTGAGAGAATTTTTACTCTTTCTGGTTCAGCTCATGCAGTTGAAAAAGCAAAGGAGTTATTGTATCATAATTTAGAACGGGAGGAGCAGAGAAGATCTGAAgctgaagagaagaattga
- a CDS encoding predicted protein encodes MGEEGKHHADYSNVTGLSKEETLQHIIDSYEALASDTTNWVANLSNCSSLVWHAYHSLNVPVNWAGFYVKNGEKNELILGPFQGKVACQIIQIGKGVCGTAAHSKETQLVPDVEKFPGHIACDGETKSEIVVPLVKEGKILAVLDIDCLALDGFDESDKKFLEELAVLIVRTCEWQF; translated from the coding sequence ATGGGGGAAGAAGGTAAACATCACGCGGACTACAGCAACGTTACTGGGTtatccaaagaagaaactttGCAACACATCATCGACTCCTACGAGGCTCTTGCCAGTGACACTACAAATTGGGTTGCAAACTTGTCCAATTGTTCGTCTTTGGTATGGCATGCTTACCATTCTTTGAATGTTCCTGTTAACTGGGCTGGTTTCTACGTTAAGAATGGGGAGAAGAACGAATTAATTTTGGGTCCATTTCAAGGAAAAGTAGCATGTCAAATCATTCAGATTGGAAAAGGTGTTTGTGGAACGGCTGCTCATTCTAAGGAAACCCAGTTGGTTCCAGACGTTGAAAAATTCCCAGGCCACATTGCTTGTGATGGTGAAACTAAGAGTGAAATAGTGGTACCATTGGTTAAAGAAGGGAAAATTTTGGCTGTCTTGGATATAGATTGTTTGGCATTAGATGGTTTCGATGAACTGGATAAAAAGTTCTTAGAAGAATTGGCCGTATTGATCGTGAGGACTTGTGAATGGCAATTTTAG
- a CDS encoding mRNA turnover protein MRT4 (go_component intracellular; ribosome~go_function structural constituent of ribosome~go_process protein biosynthesis) has translation MPRSKRSKLVTLAQTDKKGKENKTRIFDDVRSALDEFQFVWVLQLDDVRTPVLQDIRSDWSGSKLILGKRRVLEKALGDTPEEEYKDNLHKLSKTCTGLPGLLFTNETPETVQAYFTAYSKADYSRAKSKAPIDFTIPEGIVYSRGGQVPIEEDVPMSHSLEETLRNKLKVPTKIKAGKITMNEPYVVCHKGETLDVRQALILKQFGVAASEFKVNVVAYYNNENSEVTKLN, from the coding sequence ATGCCTAGATCCAAACGTTCTAAGCTCGTTACTTTGGCCCAAACTGATAAAAAGGGAAAGGAAAATAAAACCCGTATCTTTGACGATGTTAGATCTGCGTTGGatgaatttcaatttgtctGGGTCTTGCAACTAGATGATGTTCGTACCCCAGTCTTGCAAGATATTAGATCTGACTGGTCAGGATCGAAATTAATCTTGGGTAAGAGAAGAGTTTTGGAAAAGGCCTTGGGTGAtactccagaagaagaatacaaggACAACTTGCACAAGTTATCGAAGACTTGTACTGGTCTTCCAGGCCTACTCTTCACCAACGAAACTCCGGAGACTGTCCAAGCTTACTTCACTGCTTACAGCAAAGCAGACTATTCGAGAGCCAAATCAAAGGCACCAATTGACTTCACAATTCCAGAAGGTATTGTGTATTCCAGAGGTGGTCAAGTCCcaatcgaagaagatgtccCAATGTCCCATTCTTTAGAGGAAACTTTGAGAAATAAATTGAAAGTTCCAACTAAGATCAAGGCTGGTAAGATAACTATGAACGAACCATATGTTGTTTGCCATAAGGGAGAAACTTTGGACGTTAGACAAGCATTGATATTGAAGCAATTCGGGGTTGCTGCTTCTGAATTTAAGGTCAATGTCGTTGCATACTACAACAATGAGAACTCCGAAGTTACCAAGTTGAACTAA
- a CDS encoding predicted protein: protein MSRESSSIAKADHEISENSIDQAVKDESYKPEVVDSQPQPNIADVAPPLAEAFAISTHFKHATTLRTGNPISYAYNNYDHYHHKIHKFIKRTFHRLYYPNEEATPGGVTSPTKSIGSTSMLPKEQSSSNSSSYIFERSLESNASRTILNNPETPSHYLLENYTNPILDTTTEIISNPNLDFYNDVKLNCYCEDDCAEDHVGEPRPRSRSIISSSLISSFDHHNNSSKSKILSDEDGEVQEEEEGEEDEEDEEYNDDDSKSRHSHHQSKSKRSSFSAPSIASSRTASGAVSPLTKRSISFVKTSLPAPMTPAGNPNASRTGSNGQTIDFYSFADMINNEDFEEGEIAANKVSETNSQFRKGSFTTMSVKDYIGVL from the coding sequence ATGTCAAGAGAAAGCAGCTCTATTGCAAAGGCTGATCAtgaaatttcagaaaaCTCTATTGATCAGGCAGTAAAAGATGAGTCGTACAAGCCAGAAGTAGTGGATTCGCAACCACAGCCCAACATTGCTGATGTAGCACCTCCACTTGCAGAAGCCTTTGCCATTTCAACCCATTTTAAACACGCAACAACTCTCCGGACCGGAAATCCAATTTCCTATGCATACAATAATTATGATCATTACCATCATAAAATTCATAAATTCATAAAGAGAACCTTTCACAGGCTCTATTACCCAAACGAAGAGGCTACTCCGGGAGGAGTAACTAGCCCTACAAAGTCTATTGGGTCTACTTCAATGTTGCCCAAAGAACAAAGTTCATCAAATTCCTCTTCCTATATATTTGAAAGAAGTTTAGAAAGTAATGCCTCGCGTACGATTTTAAACAACCCAGAGACACCATCTCACTATCTCCTTGAGAACTATACTAATCCTATTCTCGACACCACGACAGAAATAATTAGTAACCCTAATCTTGATTTTTATAACGATGTTAAATTGAATTGTTATTGTGAAGATGATTGTGCTGAAGATCATGTTGGGGAGCCAAGACCTCGTTCCAGATCTATCATCAGCAGTTCTCTAATTAGTTCTTTTGACCATCACAATAATAGTAGTAAATCGAAAATTCTCTCTGATGAGGATGGAGAGgttcaagaagaggaagaaggtgaggaagatgaagaagatgaagaatataaCGATGATGACTCCAAAAGCCGTCATTCTCATCACCAAAGCAAGTCTAAGCGTTCTAGTTTCTCTGCACCTTCCATTGCATCTTCTAGAACTGCGAGTGGGGCAGTCTCGCCATTAACCAAACGCCTGATAAGCTTCGTAAAGACATCGCTACCAGCTCCTATGACCCCAGCAGGTAATCCAAATGCAAGTAGAACGGGAAGCAATGGCCAGACCATTGATTTCTACTCATTTGCAGATATGATAAATAACGAGGATTTcgaagaaggagaaattGCAGCCAACAAGGTCTCCGAGACCAATCTGCAATTTAGAAAGGGTAGTTTCACGACTATGAGCGTGAAGGATTACATTGGGGTATTATAA
- a CDS encoding predicted protein (go_component integral to membrane~go_function D-alanyl-D-alanine endopeptidase activity), which produces MDNITDTIAAPSLENITFAFSNLSYIDQLAYIIPHKIYLKDSPIIPEVINGALILLVSIAIVIVGSYSTVSRPSNSEDPRLDRKSPYWDPSDVDNTEHFVANKMQLYTLGGQNLGLVHVLLMPLSTAGTLYFLNYVMNNWNIDDINLWLNRYILAVSLFSIYGSLEYVLVASSRKLSKLLGGPLSNSSNLFCRYRLTLTADKDDNFPLGRLENFDEDEFVEKELKKDPKWNEAFQKYLSEEKIEILRPTSVRIIPKVTENTNWIFDLKPAVILPLTIGLIYSFYKYNPILNSEYNMNDINWLVLDSMAINFAIFGIQKIKFGQFKYGFLLLSGLFFYDIYFVFGTEIMEKVATGLNIPMKILLPHPGSSWGEPLKFSLLGLGDIIVPGTVASLSLRFDVYRHHQKNPSTAFHYLTPIAKPYFTAAIVSYFIGLAATLVMLNIFRVGQPALLYIVPSLLGGITITGLARREFTELWEFKDEIKQFDEKDFENENENYIEEEDEDYILNEDEASFDDWVDQVELERAGSEDETDLDEFRKFAPKRYTAEDFGPDDEEEDDDTFVIGEGSDDELDDDDDIEEEEVEYEEDDDEAVIEVLEELQVIREDLNRQPQRWYSDEE; this is translated from the coding sequence atgGACAATATTACAGATACCATAGCAGCTCCCTCGTTGGAGAATATCACCTTTGCGTTTAGCAACTTGTCCTATATCGATCAGCTTGCTTACATCATTCCCCACAAGATATATTTGAAGGACTCGCCAATCATTCCTGAAGTGATCAATGGAGCTCTAATTTTGCTTGTTAGTATAGCGATCGTAATAGTAGGATCGTATTCTACAGTATCACGACCTTCGAACAGCGAAGACCCTCGTTTGGACAGAAAATCTCCGTACTGGGATCCATCGGATGTGGATAACACCGAACACTTTGTAGCCAACAAAATGCAATTGTACACATTGGGAGGCCAGAACTTGGGTTTAGTACATGTATTGCTTATGCCTCTATCCACAGCAGGAACGCtatacttcttgaactATGTCATGAACAACTGGAATATCGACGATATCAACTTGTGGTTGAACAGATACATTTTAGCAGTGCTGTTGTTCTCCATATACGGTAGTTTGGAATACGTTCttgttgcttcttcaagaaaattgtCCAAGCTTCTTGGTGGACCCCTTAGCAATTCTAGCAATCTTTTCTGCAGATACCGTTTGACATTGACTGCCGACAAGGACGACAACTTTCCATTGGGCAGATTGGAGAactttgatgaagacgaattCGTAgagaaggaattgaagaaagatcCAAAATGGAATGAAGCCTTTCAAAAGTATTTGAGCGAGGAGAAGATCGAAATTTTGCGTCCTACTTCAGTGAGAATAATTCCTAAAGTAACTGAAAATACCAATTGGATCTTTGACTTGAAACCAGCAGTAATCCTTCCTTTAACAATTGGCCTAATTTACCTGTTCTACAAATACAACccaatattgaattctGAATATAACATGAATGATATCAACTGGTTAGTTCTTGATTCCATGGCTAttaattttgcaatatttGGTATTCAAAAGATCAAATTTGGTCAATTCAAGTATGGGTTCCTTTTGTTGTCTggtcttttcttctatgACATTTACTTTGTCTTTGGAACAGAGATAATGGAAAAGGTTGCCACAGGATTGAATATaccaatgaagatattgcTTCCTCATCCAGGTAGCAGCTGGGGCGAGCCATTGAAGTTCAGTTTGCTTGGATTGGGAGATATCATTGTCCCAGGTACGGTTGCCTCTTTATCGTTAAGATTTGACGTCTACCGTCACCACCAGAAGAATCCATCTACAGCATTCCACTACTTGACTCCAATCGCAAAGCCTTATTTTACTGCAGCAATTGTCTCTTATTTCATTGGTCTTGCAGCTACGCTTGTTATGCTCAATATTTTCCGCGTAGGCCAGCCAGCTTTGCTATATATAGTTCCTTCTCTTTTGGGAGGAATAACAATCACTGGTCttgcaagaagagaattcaCTGAATTATGGGAATTTAAAGACGAGATCAAGCAGTTTGACGAGAAGGACttcgaaaatgaaaatgaaaactACATAGAAGAGGAGGATGAAGATTACATTTTgaacgaagacgaagcCTCATTTGATGACTGggttgaccaagttgaattgGAGAGGGCCGGatcagaagatgaaactGATTTGGATGAATTCAGAAAGTTTGCACCCAAAAGATACACAGCAGAAGATTTCGGCCCGgacgatgaagaggaagacgacGATACATTTGTGATTGGAGAAGGCAGCGACGACGAACttgacgacgatgacgatatcgaagaagaagaagtcgaatacgaggaagatgacgacgaagCTGTAATCGAGGTTCTCGAGGAATTGCAAGTTATTAGAGAGGATTTGAACAGACAGCCACAAAGATGGTACAGTGACGAAGAGTAA